The following are from one region of the Gambusia affinis linkage group LG02, SWU_Gaff_1.0, whole genome shotgun sequence genome:
- the LOC122841579 gene encoding EGF-like repeat and discoidin I-like domain-containing protein 3 isoform X1 gives MKTTGNITSAALGSFLLLLCACSARGDYCEVNACHNGATCVTGVGEDPFICICADGFGGDTCNLTETGPCSPNTCRNDGSCEVIAPTRRGDVFNEYICKCQPGFEGAHCQINVNDCAKDPCRNGGTCRDLDGDYTCQCPSPYVGKQCQLRCITLLGMEGGAIAESQISASSVHYGVLGLQRWGPELARLNNQGIVNAWTSASHDRNPWIEINMQKKMRLTGIITQGASRMGAAEYIKAYKVASSLDGISYVTYKGDGIRRDKVFVGNVDNDSTKTNLFDPPIVAQYMRIIPVVCRKACTLRMELVGCELNVYSNTAGCSEPLGMKSRLISDDQLSASSTYRTWGIDTFTWHPQFARLDKAGKTNAWSPAQNNRSEWIQVDLGKTKQLTGIITQGAKDFGVVQFVSEFKVAYSNDGESWSVVKDGNTGSDQIFQGNTDNNTHKKNVFEPPFYAQYVRVVPWEWHERITLRMELLGCDD, from the exons atgAAAACTACAGGTAACATAACCTCAGCGGCTTTAGGATCCTTCCTTCTGCTGCTTTGCGCGTGTTCAGCAAGAG GCGACTACTGCGAGGTGAACGCCTGCCACAATGGAGCGACGTGCGTGACGGGAGTAGGAGAGGATCCTTTCATCTGCATCTGTGCAGACGGCTTTGGTGGGGACACCTGTAACCTGACGGAGACAG GACCGTGCAGTCCTAACACCTGTAGGAACGACGGCTCCTGCGAGGTCATCGCTCCGACCAGACGAGGGGATGTTTTCAATGAATACATCTGCAAGTGCCAGCCCGGGTTCGAAGGAGCGCACTGCCAGATTA atgtGAATGACTGTGCCAAAGATCCCTGTAGAAATGGAGGAACCTGCCGGGATCTTGACGGGGACTACACCTGCCAATGCCCGTCACCGTATGTCGGGAAGCAGTGCCAGCTAC GTTGTATTACCCTGCTGGGTATGGAAGGAGGAGCCATTGCGGAGTCCCAGATCTCTGCGTCCTCTGTGCACTATGGTGTTCTGGGTTTGCAGCGCTGGGGCCCCGAGTTGGCCCGACTCAACAACCAAGGCATTGTTAATGCCTGGACGTCAGCCAGCCATGACAGGAACCCCTGGATTGAG ATTAACATGCAGAAGAAGATGCGTCTGACGGGCATCATCACCCAGGGAGCCAGCCGCATGGGCGCGGCAGAATACATCAAGGCCTACAAAGTGGCCAGCAGCCTGGATGGAATCAGCTACGTCACTTACAAAGGAGACGGCATACGAAGAGACAAG GTTTTTGTGGGGAATGTTGACAACGACAGCACTAAGACCAACCTTTTTGACCCTCCTATCGTGGCGCAGTACATGCGCATCATCCCCGTCGTCTGTCGCAAGGCCTGCACCCTGCGCATGGAGCTGGTGGGCTGTGAGTTAAATG TTTATTCAAACACGGCAGGTTGCTCCGAGCCCCTGGGAATGAAATCTCGACTCATCTCAGACGATCAGCTTTCAGCCTCTAGCACTTACCGCACGTGGGGGATCGATACTTTCACCTGGCACCCTCAGTTCGCCCGGCTGGACAAGGCGGGGAAGACGAACGCCTGGTCTCCCGCTCAAAACAATCGCTCCGAGTGGAtccag GTGGATCTcggtaaaacaaaacagctcaCAGGCATCATCACTCAGGGTGCGAAGGACTTCGGGGTGGTGCAGTTTGTTTCAGAGTTTAAAGTTGCGTACAGTAATGACGGAGAGTCTTGGAGTGTCGTTAAAGACGGAAACACTGGCAGTGATCAG ATTTTCCAGGGAAACACCGACAACAACACTCACAAGAAGAACGTGTTCGAGCCGCCGTTCTATGCTCAGTACGTCCGAGTCGTTCCCTGGGAATGGCACGAGCGCATCACTCTACGCATGGAGCTGCTGGGCTGCGATGACTAA
- the LOC122841599 gene encoding uncharacterized protein LOC122841599: MLNKKRRRKKKNRSRRGQQLLEKMEDTQPRQLHVTIQRGMTFPILEKCMTCCFPGLYHCPFCTPAFFKPAKRSKVMLHLEYHLKRACHVGEYTIHKCGLDCAKRPHYHCLYCIAMLGSKHDFNKHIEFCQEMQKNQDDPHEGASLVNRTKILTDGEKAVSSFFMETQDSESEDMALDSLSRAEQEGRSNLLGTVIGDDAAEKEGTFGQLAVTKRDKMLQVNLEKPQDCDEFYFMNLVKMFKKLSPAKKTEVRMKIERVLFEAEFV; this comes from the exons ATGTTGaataaaaagaggaggaggaagaagaagaacagaagCAGACGGGGACAACAACTTTTGGAAAAGATGGAAGACACTCAACCTCGACAA cttcatgTAACCATCCAGAGAGGTATGACTTTCCCTATTCTGGAGAAATGCATGACCTGCTGCTTCCCAGGCCTGTATCATTGTCCCTTCTGCACACCGGCCTTCTTCAAGCCTGCGAAGCGCTCCAAAGTCATGCTCCATTTAGAGTATCACCTGAAAAGAGCCTGTCACGTTGGAG AGTACACAATCCATAAATGTGGACTGGACTGCGCCAAACGACCACATTACCATTGTCTGTACTGCATAGCCATGCTGGGAAGCAAGCACGATTTCAACAAACACATCGAGTTCTGCCAAGAGATGCAAAAGAACCAAGACGACCCACACGAGGGAGCTTCATTAGTTAACAGAACCAAAATACTGACCGATGGAGAGAAAGCTGTTTCCTCATTTTTCATG GAGACCCAGGATAGCGAGAGTGAAGACATGGCTCTGGATTCTCTGAGCAGAGCGGAGCAGGAAGGGCGCAGCAACTTGTTGGGCACGGTGATCGGCGACGATGCTGCGGAGAAAGAGggaacatttggtcagctggccGTGACCAAACGGGACAAAATGTTGCAAGTGAACTTGGAGAAACCTCAGGACTGTGACGAGTTCTACTTCATGAACctggtgaaaatgttcaaaaagttGAGTCCCGCAAAGAAGACCGAGGTCAGGATGAAAATCGAGAGGGTTCTGTTTGAAGCAGAGTTCGTGTAG
- the LOC122841591 gene encoding monoacylglycerol lipase ABHD2-like: protein MSAHESDLHTISPEMPAMFDGMKLAAVATVLYILVRCLNLKSPTAAPDLTYQDTALNRFLLKSCPQLYKEYIPPLLWGKSGHLQTALYGKLGRVSSPHPCGIRKYLPMQDGATATFDLFEPLGDHQTGDDITMVICPGIGNHSEKHYIRTFVDYAQKDGYRCAVLNHLGALPNIELTSPRMFTYGCTWEFAAMVGYIKRAYPQTQLIVVGFSLGGNIVCKFLGENRVNQERVLCCVSVCQGYSALRAQETFLQWDQFRRFYNFLMADNMKKIILSHRHSLFGESLLKTFEADLNRLYIATSLTQIDDNIMRKFHGYSSLKEYYEKESCVHYIHNVDVPLLLVNAADDPLVHDSLLAIPRTLAAKKPNVIFALTLHGGHLGFFEGDVLFPQPLTWMDKVIVGYANAMCQWEKQKAPCHATHLTGSSCVEAKA from the exons ATGAGCGCCCACGAGTCGGACCTGCACACCATCTCCCCAGAGATGCCGGCCATGTTTGACGGCATGAAGCTGGCGGCCGTTGCCACGGTGCTCTACATCCTCGTCCGCTGCTTGAATCTGAAGAGTCCCACCGCAGCGCCGGACCTCACCTACCAGGACACGGCTCTCAACCGCTTCCTGCTCAAGTCCTGCCCTCAGCTGTACAAAGA gtaCATCCCACCATTGCTGTGGGGTAAAAGCGGTCACCTCCAAACAGCGCTGTATGGTAAACTGGGTCGGGTGAGCTCGCCTCACCCTTGTGGAATCAGGAAGTATTTGCCCATGCAGGATGGAGCCACGgcaacctttgacctctttgagcCCCTGGGGGACCATCAAACAGGAG ACGACATCACCATGGTGATATGTCCTGGTATTGGTAACCATAGCGAGAAGCACTACATCCGGACCTTCGTGGACTACGCCCAGAAAGACGGATACAGGTGTGCCGTGCTGAACCACCTGGGTGCTCTTCCCAACATCGAGCTCACGTCTCCACGCATGTTCACTTATG GGTGCACTTGGGAGTTTGCAGCAATGGTTGGCTACATTAAGAGGGCATATCCTCAGACCCAGCTGATCGTTGTGGGCTTCAGCCTGGGTGGAAACATCGTTTGCAAGTTCCTGGGTGAGAACAGGGTGAACCAGGAGCGAGTGCTGTGCTGCGTCAGCGTCTGTCAGGGCTACAGCGCTCTCAG GGCTCAGGAAACATTCCTACAGTGGGACCAGTTCAGACGGTTCTACAATTTTCTCATGGCAgacaacatgaagaaaattatCCTGTCACACAG GCACAGTCTGTTTGGGGAAAGCTTACTGAAAACGTTTGAAGCGGATCTGAACCGACTGTACATAGCAACATCCCTCACGCAGATTGACGACAACATCATGAG AAAGTTCCACGGCTACAGCTCTCTCAAAGAGTACTATGAAAAGGAGAGCTGTGTACATTATATCCACAAT GTGGATGTGCCACTGCTGCTGGTAAACGCTGCAGACGATCCTCTGGTTCATGACTCACTGCTTGCGATCCCTCGCACATTAGCAG CAAAGAAGCCGAACGTGATCTTCGCCCTGACGCTTCACGGAGGCCACCTGGGCTTCTTCGAGGGCGACGTGCTTTTCCCTCAGCCCCTCACCTGGATGGACAAAGTGATCGTGGGCTACGCCAACGCCATGTGCCAGTGGGAGAAACAGAAAGCGCCCTGCCACGCCACCCACCTCACTGGGAGCTCCTGCGTAGAGGCAAAAGCCTAA
- the LOC122841579 gene encoding EGF-like repeat and discoidin I-like domain-containing protein 3 isoform X2, whose amino-acid sequence MKTTGNITSAALGSFLLLLCACSARGDYCEVNACHNGATCVTGVGEDPFICICADGFGGDTCNLTETGPCSPNTCRNDGSCEVIAPTRRGDVFNEYICKCQPGFEGAHCQINVNDCAKDPCRNGGTCRDLDGDYTCQCPSPYVGKQCQLRCITLLGMEGGAIAESQISASSVHYGVLGLQRWGPELARLNNQGIVNAWTSASHDRNPWIEINMQKKMRLTGIITQGASRMGAAEYIKAYKVASSLDGISYVTYKGDGIRRDKVFVGNVDNDSTKTNLFDPPIVAQYMRIIPVVCRKACTLRMELVGCELNGCSEPLGMKSRLISDDQLSASSTYRTWGIDTFTWHPQFARLDKAGKTNAWSPAQNNRSEWIQVDLGKTKQLTGIITQGAKDFGVVQFVSEFKVAYSNDGESWSVVKDGNTGSDQIFQGNTDNNTHKKNVFEPPFYAQYVRVVPWEWHERITLRMELLGCDD is encoded by the exons atgAAAACTACAGGTAACATAACCTCAGCGGCTTTAGGATCCTTCCTTCTGCTGCTTTGCGCGTGTTCAGCAAGAG GCGACTACTGCGAGGTGAACGCCTGCCACAATGGAGCGACGTGCGTGACGGGAGTAGGAGAGGATCCTTTCATCTGCATCTGTGCAGACGGCTTTGGTGGGGACACCTGTAACCTGACGGAGACAG GACCGTGCAGTCCTAACACCTGTAGGAACGACGGCTCCTGCGAGGTCATCGCTCCGACCAGACGAGGGGATGTTTTCAATGAATACATCTGCAAGTGCCAGCCCGGGTTCGAAGGAGCGCACTGCCAGATTA atgtGAATGACTGTGCCAAAGATCCCTGTAGAAATGGAGGAACCTGCCGGGATCTTGACGGGGACTACACCTGCCAATGCCCGTCACCGTATGTCGGGAAGCAGTGCCAGCTAC GTTGTATTACCCTGCTGGGTATGGAAGGAGGAGCCATTGCGGAGTCCCAGATCTCTGCGTCCTCTGTGCACTATGGTGTTCTGGGTTTGCAGCGCTGGGGCCCCGAGTTGGCCCGACTCAACAACCAAGGCATTGTTAATGCCTGGACGTCAGCCAGCCATGACAGGAACCCCTGGATTGAG ATTAACATGCAGAAGAAGATGCGTCTGACGGGCATCATCACCCAGGGAGCCAGCCGCATGGGCGCGGCAGAATACATCAAGGCCTACAAAGTGGCCAGCAGCCTGGATGGAATCAGCTACGTCACTTACAAAGGAGACGGCATACGAAGAGACAAG GTTTTTGTGGGGAATGTTGACAACGACAGCACTAAGACCAACCTTTTTGACCCTCCTATCGTGGCGCAGTACATGCGCATCATCCCCGTCGTCTGTCGCAAGGCCTGCACCCTGCGCATGGAGCTGGTGGGCTGTGAGTTAAATG GTTGCTCCGAGCCCCTGGGAATGAAATCTCGACTCATCTCAGACGATCAGCTTTCAGCCTCTAGCACTTACCGCACGTGGGGGATCGATACTTTCACCTGGCACCCTCAGTTCGCCCGGCTGGACAAGGCGGGGAAGACGAACGCCTGGTCTCCCGCTCAAAACAATCGCTCCGAGTGGAtccag GTGGATCTcggtaaaacaaaacagctcaCAGGCATCATCACTCAGGGTGCGAAGGACTTCGGGGTGGTGCAGTTTGTTTCAGAGTTTAAAGTTGCGTACAGTAATGACGGAGAGTCTTGGAGTGTCGTTAAAGACGGAAACACTGGCAGTGATCAG ATTTTCCAGGGAAACACCGACAACAACACTCACAAGAAGAACGTGTTCGAGCCGCCGTTCTATGCTCAGTACGTCCGAGTCGTTCCCTGGGAATGGCACGAGCGCATCACTCTACGCATGGAGCTGCTGGGCTGCGATGACTAA